Proteins co-encoded in one Apteryx mantelli isolate bAptMan1 chromosome 4, bAptMan1.hap1, whole genome shotgun sequence genomic window:
- the ATXN3 gene encoding ataxin-3 isoform X2, translated as MEIRLLIVTPGMEEKFNGTRQEGSLCAQHCLNNLLQGEYFSPVELSSIAQQLDEEERMRMAEGGVSSEEYRTFLQQPSVNMDDSGFFSIQVISNALKVWGLELILFNSPEYQRLGIDPINEKSFICNYKEHWFTVRKLGKQWFNLNSLLMGPELISDTYLALFLAQLQQEGYSIFVVKGDLPDCEADQLLQMVRVQQMQRPKLIGEETAQSREQRLPKSDVEQAIEVNHPFDGTGILDEDEENFQRALALSRQEIDMEDEEADLRRAIQLSMQGSRRSEFLDSVPQNFPQSPHTSQSDSLSSEELRRRRQAYFENNTFGQQQQLQQQDQTQNLCDKPTRSSSTLEADPGGDMSEEDMLQAAMNMSLETVRNHLNTEEKK; from the exons ATGGAGATCAGATTGCTGATAGTCACACCTGGCATGGAAGAAAAGTTTAATGGAACACGA CAAGAAGGCTCACTGTGTGCTCAGCACTGTCTGAATAACTTGCTACAAGGGGAATATTTTAGTCCTGTTGAGTTATCCTCTATTGCACAGCAGCTGGATGAGGAAGAAAGAATGAGAATGGCAGAGGGAGGAGTGTCTAGTGAAGAATACAGAACATTTTTACAg CAGCCTTCTGTAAATATGGATGATAGTGGATTCTTCTCAATTCAA GTTATAAGCAATGCCTTGAAAGTTTGGGGTTTAGAGCTAATCCTCTTCAACAGCCCAGAGTATCAGAGGCTTGGGATCGACCCGAT aaatgaaaaatcatttatttgtAATTATAAGGAACACTGGTTTACAGTTCGAAAGTTAGGAAAACAG TGGTTTAACTTGAACTCTCTCTTGATGGGTCCAGAACTAATATCAGATACATATCTTGCACTTTTCTTGGCTCAATTACAACAGGAAG GTTATTCCATATTTGTAGTAAAAGGTGACCTGCCAGACTGTGAGGCTGATCAGCTATTGCAGATGGTTCGGGTACAGCAAATGCAGCGACCAAAATTAATTGGAGAAGAGACAGCACAGTCAAGAGAACAGAG GCTGCCCAAAAGTGATGTGGAACAAGCAATAGAAGTTAACCATCCTTTTGATGGAACAGGCATATTAGATGAAGATGAGGAGAATTTTCAAAGAGCCCTGGCTCTAAGTAGGCAGGAAATTGATATGGAAGATGAAGAAGCCGATCTTCGTAGAGCCATTCAACTCAGTATGCAAG GGAGTCGTCGAAGTGAGTTCTTGGACTCAGTACCACAGAACTTTCCACAGTCACCTCACACCAGTCAGTCAGACTccctttcttcagaagaactGCGAAGGAGAAGACAAGCATATTTTGAAAA TAACACTTtcgggcagcaacagcagctacaGCAGCAAGATCAGACCCAAAACCTATGTGATAAGCCAACTAGAAGTTCAAGCACCCTGGAAGCTGACCCAG gaGGTGATATGAGTGAAGAAGACATGCTTCAAGCAGCCATGAATATGTCTCTGGAAACTGTTAGAAACCACTTgaatacagaagagaagaaatga
- the ATXN3 gene encoding ataxin-3 isoform X1 yields MESIFHERQHMEIRLLIVTPGMEEKFNGTRQEGSLCAQHCLNNLLQGEYFSPVELSSIAQQLDEEERMRMAEGGVSSEEYRTFLQQPSVNMDDSGFFSIQVISNALKVWGLELILFNSPEYQRLGIDPINEKSFICNYKEHWFTVRKLGKQWFNLNSLLMGPELISDTYLALFLAQLQQEGYSIFVVKGDLPDCEADQLLQMVRVQQMQRPKLIGEETAQSREQRLPKSDVEQAIEVNHPFDGTGILDEDEENFQRALALSRQEIDMEDEEADLRRAIQLSMQGSRRSEFLDSVPQNFPQSPHTSQSDSLSSEELRRRRQAYFENNTFGQQQQLQQQDQTQNLCDKPTRSSSTLEADPGGDMSEEDMLQAAMNMSLETVRNHLNTEEKK; encoded by the exons ATGGAGTCTATCTTCCACGAGCGG CAGCATATGGAGATCAGATTGCTGATAGTCACACCTGGCATGGAAGAAAAGTTTAATGGAACACGA CAAGAAGGCTCACTGTGTGCTCAGCACTGTCTGAATAACTTGCTACAAGGGGAATATTTTAGTCCTGTTGAGTTATCCTCTATTGCACAGCAGCTGGATGAGGAAGAAAGAATGAGAATGGCAGAGGGAGGAGTGTCTAGTGAAGAATACAGAACATTTTTACAg CAGCCTTCTGTAAATATGGATGATAGTGGATTCTTCTCAATTCAA GTTATAAGCAATGCCTTGAAAGTTTGGGGTTTAGAGCTAATCCTCTTCAACAGCCCAGAGTATCAGAGGCTTGGGATCGACCCGAT aaatgaaaaatcatttatttgtAATTATAAGGAACACTGGTTTACAGTTCGAAAGTTAGGAAAACAG TGGTTTAACTTGAACTCTCTCTTGATGGGTCCAGAACTAATATCAGATACATATCTTGCACTTTTCTTGGCTCAATTACAACAGGAAG GTTATTCCATATTTGTAGTAAAAGGTGACCTGCCAGACTGTGAGGCTGATCAGCTATTGCAGATGGTTCGGGTACAGCAAATGCAGCGACCAAAATTAATTGGAGAAGAGACAGCACAGTCAAGAGAACAGAG GCTGCCCAAAAGTGATGTGGAACAAGCAATAGAAGTTAACCATCCTTTTGATGGAACAGGCATATTAGATGAAGATGAGGAGAATTTTCAAAGAGCCCTGGCTCTAAGTAGGCAGGAAATTGATATGGAAGATGAAGAAGCCGATCTTCGTAGAGCCATTCAACTCAGTATGCAAG GGAGTCGTCGAAGTGAGTTCTTGGACTCAGTACCACAGAACTTTCCACAGTCACCTCACACCAGTCAGTCAGACTccctttcttcagaagaactGCGAAGGAGAAGACAAGCATATTTTGAAAA TAACACTTtcgggcagcaacagcagctacaGCAGCAAGATCAGACCCAAAACCTATGTGATAAGCCAACTAGAAGTTCAAGCACCCTGGAAGCTGACCCAG gaGGTGATATGAGTGAAGAAGACATGCTTCAAGCAGCCATGAATATGTCTCTGGAAACTGTTAGAAACCACTTgaatacagaagagaagaaatga
- the ATXN3 gene encoding ataxin-3 isoform X3: MESIFHERQEGSLCAQHCLNNLLQGEYFSPVELSSIAQQLDEEERMRMAEGGVSSEEYRTFLQQPSVNMDDSGFFSIQVISNALKVWGLELILFNSPEYQRLGIDPINEKSFICNYKEHWFTVRKLGKQWFNLNSLLMGPELISDTYLALFLAQLQQEGYSIFVVKGDLPDCEADQLLQMVRVQQMQRPKLIGEETAQSREQRLPKSDVEQAIEVNHPFDGTGILDEDEENFQRALALSRQEIDMEDEEADLRRAIQLSMQGSRRSEFLDSVPQNFPQSPHTSQSDSLSSEELRRRRQAYFENNTFGQQQQLQQQDQTQNLCDKPTRSSSTLEADPGGDMSEEDMLQAAMNMSLETVRNHLNTEEKK, from the exons ATGGAGTCTATCTTCCACGAGCGG CAAGAAGGCTCACTGTGTGCTCAGCACTGTCTGAATAACTTGCTACAAGGGGAATATTTTAGTCCTGTTGAGTTATCCTCTATTGCACAGCAGCTGGATGAGGAAGAAAGAATGAGAATGGCAGAGGGAGGAGTGTCTAGTGAAGAATACAGAACATTTTTACAg CAGCCTTCTGTAAATATGGATGATAGTGGATTCTTCTCAATTCAA GTTATAAGCAATGCCTTGAAAGTTTGGGGTTTAGAGCTAATCCTCTTCAACAGCCCAGAGTATCAGAGGCTTGGGATCGACCCGAT aaatgaaaaatcatttatttgtAATTATAAGGAACACTGGTTTACAGTTCGAAAGTTAGGAAAACAG TGGTTTAACTTGAACTCTCTCTTGATGGGTCCAGAACTAATATCAGATACATATCTTGCACTTTTCTTGGCTCAATTACAACAGGAAG GTTATTCCATATTTGTAGTAAAAGGTGACCTGCCAGACTGTGAGGCTGATCAGCTATTGCAGATGGTTCGGGTACAGCAAATGCAGCGACCAAAATTAATTGGAGAAGAGACAGCACAGTCAAGAGAACAGAG GCTGCCCAAAAGTGATGTGGAACAAGCAATAGAAGTTAACCATCCTTTTGATGGAACAGGCATATTAGATGAAGATGAGGAGAATTTTCAAAGAGCCCTGGCTCTAAGTAGGCAGGAAATTGATATGGAAGATGAAGAAGCCGATCTTCGTAGAGCCATTCAACTCAGTATGCAAG GGAGTCGTCGAAGTGAGTTCTTGGACTCAGTACCACAGAACTTTCCACAGTCACCTCACACCAGTCAGTCAGACTccctttcttcagaagaactGCGAAGGAGAAGACAAGCATATTTTGAAAA TAACACTTtcgggcagcaacagcagctacaGCAGCAAGATCAGACCCAAAACCTATGTGATAAGCCAACTAGAAGTTCAAGCACCCTGGAAGCTGACCCAG gaGGTGATATGAGTGAAGAAGACATGCTTCAAGCAGCCATGAATATGTCTCTGGAAACTGTTAGAAACCACTTgaatacagaagagaagaaatga
- the ATXN3 gene encoding ataxin-3 isoform X4 — protein sequence MESIFHERQHMEIRLLIVTPGMEEKFNGTRQEGSLCAQHCLNNLLQGEYFSPVELSSIAQQLDEEERMRMAEGGVSSEEYRTFLQQPSVNMDDSGFFSIQWFNLNSLLMGPELISDTYLALFLAQLQQEGYSIFVVKGDLPDCEADQLLQMVRVQQMQRPKLIGEETAQSREQRLPKSDVEQAIEVNHPFDGTGILDEDEENFQRALALSRQEIDMEDEEADLRRAIQLSMQGSRRSEFLDSVPQNFPQSPHTSQSDSLSSEELRRRRQAYFENNTFGQQQQLQQQDQTQNLCDKPTRSSSTLEADPGGDMSEEDMLQAAMNMSLETVRNHLNTEEKK from the exons ATGGAGTCTATCTTCCACGAGCGG CAGCATATGGAGATCAGATTGCTGATAGTCACACCTGGCATGGAAGAAAAGTTTAATGGAACACGA CAAGAAGGCTCACTGTGTGCTCAGCACTGTCTGAATAACTTGCTACAAGGGGAATATTTTAGTCCTGTTGAGTTATCCTCTATTGCACAGCAGCTGGATGAGGAAGAAAGAATGAGAATGGCAGAGGGAGGAGTGTCTAGTGAAGAATACAGAACATTTTTACAg CAGCCTTCTGTAAATATGGATGATAGTGGATTCTTCTCAATTCAA TGGTTTAACTTGAACTCTCTCTTGATGGGTCCAGAACTAATATCAGATACATATCTTGCACTTTTCTTGGCTCAATTACAACAGGAAG GTTATTCCATATTTGTAGTAAAAGGTGACCTGCCAGACTGTGAGGCTGATCAGCTATTGCAGATGGTTCGGGTACAGCAAATGCAGCGACCAAAATTAATTGGAGAAGAGACAGCACAGTCAAGAGAACAGAG GCTGCCCAAAAGTGATGTGGAACAAGCAATAGAAGTTAACCATCCTTTTGATGGAACAGGCATATTAGATGAAGATGAGGAGAATTTTCAAAGAGCCCTGGCTCTAAGTAGGCAGGAAATTGATATGGAAGATGAAGAAGCCGATCTTCGTAGAGCCATTCAACTCAGTATGCAAG GGAGTCGTCGAAGTGAGTTCTTGGACTCAGTACCACAGAACTTTCCACAGTCACCTCACACCAGTCAGTCAGACTccctttcttcagaagaactGCGAAGGAGAAGACAAGCATATTTTGAAAA TAACACTTtcgggcagcaacagcagctacaGCAGCAAGATCAGACCCAAAACCTATGTGATAAGCCAACTAGAAGTTCAAGCACCCTGGAAGCTGACCCAG gaGGTGATATGAGTGAAGAAGACATGCTTCAAGCAGCCATGAATATGTCTCTGGAAACTGTTAGAAACCACTTgaatacagaagagaagaaatga
- the ATXN3 gene encoding ataxin-3 isoform X5, whose amino-acid sequence MRMAEGGVSSEEYRTFLQQPSVNMDDSGFFSIQVISNALKVWGLELILFNSPEYQRLGIDPINEKSFICNYKEHWFTVRKLGKQWFNLNSLLMGPELISDTYLALFLAQLQQEGYSIFVVKGDLPDCEADQLLQMVRVQQMQRPKLIGEETAQSREQRLPKSDVEQAIEVNHPFDGTGILDEDEENFQRALALSRQEIDMEDEEADLRRAIQLSMQGSRRSEFLDSVPQNFPQSPHTSQSDSLSSEELRRRRQAYFENNTFGQQQQLQQQDQTQNLCDKPTRSSSTLEADPGGDMSEEDMLQAAMNMSLETVRNHLNTEEKK is encoded by the exons ATGAGAATGGCAGAGGGAGGAGTGTCTAGTGAAGAATACAGAACATTTTTACAg CAGCCTTCTGTAAATATGGATGATAGTGGATTCTTCTCAATTCAA GTTATAAGCAATGCCTTGAAAGTTTGGGGTTTAGAGCTAATCCTCTTCAACAGCCCAGAGTATCAGAGGCTTGGGATCGACCCGAT aaatgaaaaatcatttatttgtAATTATAAGGAACACTGGTTTACAGTTCGAAAGTTAGGAAAACAG TGGTTTAACTTGAACTCTCTCTTGATGGGTCCAGAACTAATATCAGATACATATCTTGCACTTTTCTTGGCTCAATTACAACAGGAAG GTTATTCCATATTTGTAGTAAAAGGTGACCTGCCAGACTGTGAGGCTGATCAGCTATTGCAGATGGTTCGGGTACAGCAAATGCAGCGACCAAAATTAATTGGAGAAGAGACAGCACAGTCAAGAGAACAGAG GCTGCCCAAAAGTGATGTGGAACAAGCAATAGAAGTTAACCATCCTTTTGATGGAACAGGCATATTAGATGAAGATGAGGAGAATTTTCAAAGAGCCCTGGCTCTAAGTAGGCAGGAAATTGATATGGAAGATGAAGAAGCCGATCTTCGTAGAGCCATTCAACTCAGTATGCAAG GGAGTCGTCGAAGTGAGTTCTTGGACTCAGTACCACAGAACTTTCCACAGTCACCTCACACCAGTCAGTCAGACTccctttcttcagaagaactGCGAAGGAGAAGACAAGCATATTTTGAAAA TAACACTTtcgggcagcaacagcagctacaGCAGCAAGATCAGACCCAAAACCTATGTGATAAGCCAACTAGAAGTTCAAGCACCCTGGAAGCTGACCCAG gaGGTGATATGAGTGAAGAAGACATGCTTCAAGCAGCCATGAATATGTCTCTGGAAACTGTTAGAAACCACTTgaatacagaagagaagaaatga
- the ATXN3 gene encoding ataxin-3 isoform X6 produces MESIFHERQHMEIRLLIVTPGMEEKFNGTRQEGSLCAQHCLNNLLQGEYFSPVELSSIAQQLDEEERMRMAEGGVSSEEYRTFLQQPSVNMDDSGFFSIQVISNALKVWGLELILFNSPEYQRLGIDPINEKSFICNYKEHWFTVRKLGKQWFNLNSLLMGPELISDTYLALFLAQLQQEGYSIFVVKGDLPDCEADQLLQMVRVQQMQRPKLIGEETAQSREQRLPKSDVEQAIEVNHPFDGTGILDEDEENFQRALALSRQEIDMEDEEADLRRAIQLSMQVTLSGSNSSYSSKIRPKTYVISQLEVQAPWKLTQEVI; encoded by the exons ATGGAGTCTATCTTCCACGAGCGG CAGCATATGGAGATCAGATTGCTGATAGTCACACCTGGCATGGAAGAAAAGTTTAATGGAACACGA CAAGAAGGCTCACTGTGTGCTCAGCACTGTCTGAATAACTTGCTACAAGGGGAATATTTTAGTCCTGTTGAGTTATCCTCTATTGCACAGCAGCTGGATGAGGAAGAAAGAATGAGAATGGCAGAGGGAGGAGTGTCTAGTGAAGAATACAGAACATTTTTACAg CAGCCTTCTGTAAATATGGATGATAGTGGATTCTTCTCAATTCAA GTTATAAGCAATGCCTTGAAAGTTTGGGGTTTAGAGCTAATCCTCTTCAACAGCCCAGAGTATCAGAGGCTTGGGATCGACCCGAT aaatgaaaaatcatttatttgtAATTATAAGGAACACTGGTTTACAGTTCGAAAGTTAGGAAAACAG TGGTTTAACTTGAACTCTCTCTTGATGGGTCCAGAACTAATATCAGATACATATCTTGCACTTTTCTTGGCTCAATTACAACAGGAAG GTTATTCCATATTTGTAGTAAAAGGTGACCTGCCAGACTGTGAGGCTGATCAGCTATTGCAGATGGTTCGGGTACAGCAAATGCAGCGACCAAAATTAATTGGAGAAGAGACAGCACAGTCAAGAGAACAGAG GCTGCCCAAAAGTGATGTGGAACAAGCAATAGAAGTTAACCATCCTTTTGATGGAACAGGCATATTAGATGAAGATGAGGAGAATTTTCAAAGAGCCCTGGCTCTAAGTAGGCAGGAAATTGATATGGAAGATGAAGAAGCCGATCTTCGTAGAGCCATTCAACTCAGTATGCAAG TAACACTTtcgggcagcaacagcagctacaGCAGCAAGATCAGACCCAAAACCTATGTGATAAGCCAACTAGAAGTTCAAGCACCCTGGAAGCTGACCCAG gaGGTGATATGA
- the ATXN3 gene encoding ataxin-3 isoform X7 — translation MESIFHERQEGSLCAQHCLNNLLQGEYFSPVELSSIAQQLDEEERMRMAEGGVSSEEYRTFLQQPSVNMDDSGFFSIQWFNLNSLLMGPELISDTYLALFLAQLQQEGYSIFVVKGDLPDCEADQLLQMVRVQQMQRPKLIGEETAQSREQRLPKSDVEQAIEVNHPFDGTGILDEDEENFQRALALSRQEIDMEDEEADLRRAIQLSMQGSRRSEFLDSVPQNFPQSPHTSQSDSLSSEELRRRRQAYFENNTFGQQQQLQQQDQTQNLCDKPTRSSSTLEADPGGDMSEEDMLQAAMNMSLETVRNHLNTEEKK, via the exons ATGGAGTCTATCTTCCACGAGCGG CAAGAAGGCTCACTGTGTGCTCAGCACTGTCTGAATAACTTGCTACAAGGGGAATATTTTAGTCCTGTTGAGTTATCCTCTATTGCACAGCAGCTGGATGAGGAAGAAAGAATGAGAATGGCAGAGGGAGGAGTGTCTAGTGAAGAATACAGAACATTTTTACAg CAGCCTTCTGTAAATATGGATGATAGTGGATTCTTCTCAATTCAA TGGTTTAACTTGAACTCTCTCTTGATGGGTCCAGAACTAATATCAGATACATATCTTGCACTTTTCTTGGCTCAATTACAACAGGAAG GTTATTCCATATTTGTAGTAAAAGGTGACCTGCCAGACTGTGAGGCTGATCAGCTATTGCAGATGGTTCGGGTACAGCAAATGCAGCGACCAAAATTAATTGGAGAAGAGACAGCACAGTCAAGAGAACAGAG GCTGCCCAAAAGTGATGTGGAACAAGCAATAGAAGTTAACCATCCTTTTGATGGAACAGGCATATTAGATGAAGATGAGGAGAATTTTCAAAGAGCCCTGGCTCTAAGTAGGCAGGAAATTGATATGGAAGATGAAGAAGCCGATCTTCGTAGAGCCATTCAACTCAGTATGCAAG GGAGTCGTCGAAGTGAGTTCTTGGACTCAGTACCACAGAACTTTCCACAGTCACCTCACACCAGTCAGTCAGACTccctttcttcagaagaactGCGAAGGAGAAGACAAGCATATTTTGAAAA TAACACTTtcgggcagcaacagcagctacaGCAGCAAGATCAGACCCAAAACCTATGTGATAAGCCAACTAGAAGTTCAAGCACCCTGGAAGCTGACCCAG gaGGTGATATGAGTGAAGAAGACATGCTTCAAGCAGCCATGAATATGTCTCTGGAAACTGTTAGAAACCACTTgaatacagaagagaagaaatga